CTTTTACCTTACGATAGTAAGGCATAAGTGAGTATTCACCCGGATATTGCCCTGTTAAGCCTTTCCATGCATATGACCAGTTGTCATTGCCTGCCACAGTTGCTGCATAGTTTACGGCATAAGAAACGAGGTTTAACTGCTGTTGATCTTTAGGATCTAGACGTAATAAGGTATGGCCAAACATTGAGCTTGGATTACCCATAAAATCTGTAGCGTAAATTAGGGTCGCTTTATAAGGCTTAATCTGCCCAATCCAGTTTTCAAATTCTGAACATTTTACTTGCGGCAATTCATTTTCTTGAATGCCTAATTGCTGTATAAGCCACTGACTGCGTGCCGGAAATTTACAACGAATTGACTGGTTATCTTGCGTAGGTATAAATAATGCCGAGATGTCTGCTTTCAGCTCTTCTTTTAAATTATTTTTTCCATTTTTTGATAGGAAATAGCCAGCATAAGTGACCTCACTTTTCTGGTTTTTATTGGCATACATGAGCCTTTGCCATGTAATGTCTTGGTCTAATTTTTTTTGTTCTGCAATGGACCAGTAGTTTTGAATAGATGGATTTGTTTCTGCTGAATACGCAATATTCACTGCCAAAGAGGCAAAAATTAAAACAACCGATTTCATTAAGCTCATCAATTTTAATCATTAAATATAAGAAAAACCCTGCCAAATGACAGGGTTTTCAATTTCAAATTTATACGTAAGCTTTTAAAACTTCGTCTTTAGCCATTACGTTTTGTAATGATGCTAATACTTGAAGTGTATTTTGGTTGTTTGTTGAATAGATTTCACCAAAGTTTGCTTTTGAAACTTTGAAGAAACGGTCTTTATCTTGTGGTTTGATTTGCATTAACTCAGCAAGTACATTCAGGCTTTCACCTTGGCCTACAGCCATGTCACGCGCTAAAGCTTCTGCATTTTCATTTGTGAAAGTAACAACTTGTGCTGTAACTGTTCCACCCTGACGGCAACCTAAAGTACCGAAAGTAATACCTAATAATTGGTTAGTAAAAATACCGTTTGTTGTTGCAGCAAGAATTTTAGGCACCACTCCTTTTTGGCCAGCCCATACTTGCGTACCCACACCACAACCTACATCGTTATCAGCCATAGCAACACTTGAACCAGCTGCTAACAAAGCAGCTAAAGCTAATTTTTTTAACATAGATGTATATCTCCAAAAATCATTATTGATTGTTTCTTATGTATTGTTATGTGTAATTCTTATTACACGATATTAAAGATAGCGATAAGCCAATCATTTAGCAATTAAAAAATAAATAATATGATAAAAAGTGTAAAAGAAAAATTTATCTTAAATTCCAGTTACCTTGATTATCTCGATGACCTAATATTTTAAGCACCAGTACTAAACTTAAGAGTAATAATAAATACCATGAACCAAGTTTACCCCAGCCCACCATATGCCAAGCCTCTACCTGACTTGGATAAAGCCAGATTTTATAAAAGGTACTAATATTTTCAGCAATCCAGATCAGAAAAGCGAGTGTAAACAATACAGGCAACATCGGGATTTTAAATTTATGCTCATTTAATTGGAAATAAAGTTTTGTTTTCCAAAAAATAAAAACACTGATGGCAAATAAAATATAGCGAATATCGGGTACAAAAAATTTACTCATAAAGTTTATATATGAGAAAAATGCGAGCAAAAGCATACTTCCAAAACTCGGAAGTTTTTCAAATGAAACTTGCAGCAGGCGTATTGAGCGTGCAAAAAAACTACCTACGGCAGAGTACATAAAGCCTGCAAATAAAGGCACAGTCAAAATTTTAAATACCGCAGGCTGCGGATATTGCCATGAAGCAATCGCAGGATGAGTCAAGAATATTTCCATGGCCATCGCCATGACATGAAATAAAGCAATAACTTTGGCTTCTGCCCATGATTCAAGTTTTAAATATAAGAGACATATCTGAATAATCAGTGCATATATGAGTAAATAATCATAACGATAAAAACCCATATATTCATGGCTTCCCATCGACGCAGTTAGGGCAAAAGCGATGAGAAGCAAAATACCAAACAAGGCTGCCGAAACAGCCTTGCCAATAAATTGAAGAGGTAAAAACAGATATTGCACAAAAAACTATCCTAGATATTTAGCACTATACTCATGTACTGTATCTACAAAGATTTTTGGCTGCGCCGGATCTACCCATTGGGTAATTCCGTGCCCTAAGTTAGCAACGTAACCGGTCTTCTCACCGTTTGCATAAGCATCATCTAACATTGCTTTTACAGCTTTTTCAATTGAAGCCGCCGAACCATATAAAACAGCCGGGTCAAGGTTCCCTTGTAGGGCAACACGACCTGCCACCGTGGTTCGAGCCGTATTTAATGGTGTCGTCCAGTCCAGCCCTAATGCATCGGCACCTGTCGTGATCATTGGTTCTAACCATTGACCGCCACCTTTAGTGAACACAATCACTGGAATACGGCGTCCATCTTTTTCACGTTGTAAGCCCGCGATAATCTTCTTCATATAGTTAAGAGAGAACTCTACATATTCACGGTGTGCTAAAGCCCCACCCCAACTATCAAAGATTTGAATTGCCTGAGCGCCTGCATCAATTTGCGCATTTAAGTAGTCAATGACTGAATCTGCTAAATGGTCGAGCAACGCATGCAAAACTTCCGGCTGCGCATACATCATTTGCTTGGTAAAACGGAACTCTTTGCTTGAACCACCTTCAACCATATAAGTCGCCAGTGTCCAAGGACTACCCGAAAAACCGATCAGTGGAACTTGTCCACCTAAAGCAGAACGAATCGTACTTACTGCATTCATCACATAATCAAGATCGGCTTTAGCATTAAGCTTAGGTAAGTTAGCCACATCTTGTTCAGTACGTACCGTTTTATGAAACTTCGGACCTTCTCCAGTTTCAAAATATAGTCCAAGCCCTAATGCGTCTGGAATAGTTAAAATATCTGAAAATAAAATTGCTGCGTCTAAATCGTAGCGACGCAAAGGCTGTAAAGTCACTTCACAAGCAAACTCTGTATTTTTGCATAAAGATAGAAAGTCACCAGCTTTTGAGCGTGTTTCCCGATATTCAGGCAAATAACGTCCTGCTTGGCGCATCATCCATATTGGAGTGGTATCTACAGGCTCACGTAATAAAGCACGTAAGAAACGATCATTTTTAAGTGTCGTCATTGCCGATCTCTATCTTTTTCATGTGGCAGCATCATAACAAAAGGTGAGTGTTTTTATAATTTCAATTTCACACAAAAAACTTGCCAATCTACTAAAAAATGCATATTTACACAAAAGTCTACTGCAAGAAGAAACGTTTTCTGCAATACTTGCAGCATGTTACATCGGGTTTATTTATATCCCTTCGAGTCTCAAATAAGCCAATATTAAATTCATAAGAATGAATGATTGGTGAGTTTATGGCCTAAAGGATCTGATTTTCCCTATTGCTTATATGAAAATTCTTAAGGTTGAATTACATGTTTGTTCGCTCATTACTCGCTATGAGTTTAAGTTGTATTATTGCTAATGTTGCTTTGGCTGCGTCAACAACTGAGCAACCACTGAACCCTAATAAAGTATCTGCTCCTGTAGAAGATCCGATTGATCCGCTTGCTGTAGATGCTGCTTCAACTGTAAAAGCTCAAGCTCAGACTCAGATTACTGCACAAGAACAAAATGACCTAAATAGAGCGTCAACAACATTACAAAATTTACAAAAAGCTGAAGACCAAAATGCTGATTCAGGTATTGCCGCTTCAACGCCAGTAGCTACGGCTAAAACCACAACAGCTACTCCGTCTACAGCAACTTCTGCGCCAGCGGTTACATGGACATTAGATAGCTTAAACAACGCTGAGTGGTATGAAAATATTGGCAAAGGCCAACTTCCAGTTTATGCACGCGCTCACGTTATGCTTAATAATGCACATGCTTCACCGGGTGCTATCGATGGCATGAGCGGTAAAAATACATTAAAAGCAATTGCATCTTTCCAGCAAATGAATGGTTTATCTCCTACTGGCGAGTTAACTAAAGAAACTTGGGATGCGCTTGTTGCTAAACAAAACAAACCAGCGTTTATTGAATACACCATTACTGATGCCGATTTAAAAGGTCCTTACGCACAATCAATTCCTTCTGACTATGCTTTACAAGCAAAAATGAAAGGTTTGTACTACACACGCGTAAGTGAAATGTTGGGCGAGAAGTTTCATATTGATGAAGCCTTCTTAAAGAAAATTAACCCGACTGCGACATTCAAAAAAGTTGGTGAAAAAATCATTGTTCCAAATGTACGCAATGACTTACCAGAAGATATTCACTTGATTATTGCGCATAAAGGTGCGAAACAGTTGTATCTGTTTAACAGCCGTAATCAAATGATTGCGTCATTTCCTGCAACAATTGGCAGTACTGATACGCCATCTCCGACCGGTACTTACAAGGTAGTAGGTGTAGCACGTAATCCTTGGTACAGCTACTCTCCTTCTAACTTTGTACAAGGCAATAACTTAAAACCGCTTTCATTACCACCAGGTCCAAATGCTCCTGTAGGTAATATCTGGATTGGTTTAAGCAAAAAATCATTTGGTATTCACGGTACACCAAACCCGTCTTTAATTTCTAAAACTGCATCACACGGTTGTATCCGTTTAACGAACTGGGATGCTAACGATTTAGGTAATAAAGTACGTTCAGGCGTAACTGTTAAATTCTTAGAATAATCCTCTTAATTAAAAGAGCCTGCTTTATGCAGGCTTTTTTATTAAATTTTTTAGCATAGCCCCGTGGAATATGTAGTTATTATTTTGGCTATAAAAATAAAACCTGCCCAGGTTTACTAATTACACAGCAACTTTTGTATTTAGAATATTTAGCATGGTTTGCATTTTAGCTTCTGTTTCTAGCCATTCAGCTTCAGCATCTGACCCTTCAACAATCCCCGCACCAGCATATAAGCGCATTTTATTTTCACTGAGTAGACCACATCGAATTGTCACTACCCACTCACCATTACCCTCCGCATCCATCCAGCCGACTAACCCCGTGTAATAATGTCGGTCATAACCTTCATGATCTAAAATAAACTGCTTAGCAACATGAGTTGGTGAGCCACAAACTGCTGGTGTTGGATGTAATTCTAATGCAAGGTTTAAGGCATCGGGAGCTTGTTGCTTAAGCACACCTTGGAATTCTGATGATAAATGCAACATTGTTGATGTTTCTAAAATATCTGGAAATTCAGAAACCTTAAGCTCTACACAATGAGTGGCTAAATTTCTAATAATATTTTCAACCACAATTCGATGTTCATGTTGGTCTTTCTCAGAATGATTTAATTCTTGTTGGCTGACGAAATTTTTTTCGGAAATCTGAGATTTGGGTCTAGAACCGGCCAAAGGATTACTGGTTACAATACGACCTTGTTTTGATAAAAGCAGTTCTGGGCTTGCGCCTAGAATATAATTATTATGTTCTACTGGAATCACAAAATTATAAGCATTTGGATTTTGTTTTAATAAAGCAGCCAATAAGTTTTCTGGCTCTTGATGACGGTTGAACTCATATTCAACAGCCTGAGAAAGAACAACTTTTTCTACCTTCTTTTTCTCAAAAGCATCTAATGCTAACTGTACTGTACCTTCAAATTTTTGGCGTTGAATGAGTAATGATTTATTAATTATCTCAATGTTATTACGATTTTTTAATGAGTTAATCGTAGAAGATGCTTGTGTTATTTTTTTATGATCAGCATAAAAATTTAAGCTACTTTTCTTTGTAATATCAAAAGGTATAGCACCAATTAAAACTGGATTTTGATGGCCTTGCTTTTTAATTTCTTCAAAGCATTTTGCAATCTCTTCATTCAATAGTGCGGTATTTGCTGCAGGTGTATTTAACGTTTTAACGAATTCGTTGACCTCAAGATAATAATTCTTCGTAGAAAAACATGAAAATTTCTTTTGACCGATATGATCTAAATTTTGCTCTACTGATATTTGAGTCTGCATCATCTGTATATCACCTCTCACATTGATTTTTTTCAAGCAAATTCTGTAGTACTTCTTTTTAAATATAAGGATATAAAAATACTGAAACACACATTAATGCAAATGATTATTATTATCAATAACAAATTTAGTTTTCAATGCAAGAAATTGTAATTATCTCGTTATTTGTATGAAAAAAATAAACTTTAACCTCTAGAGTTATCTCGATTAAACTTTCTTGTCTAAGGTAAAAATAAAGAAACGCGCCATCTAGCGCTTTAAATTTTATATTCTTAAAATCAATAATTTGCTTATATTTTAAATAAAATGCCTTAATGATACTTTCTTTAGCGGAGAATATTATCAAATATAAATATGCTTGATCTTTTAGTAGCTTTTCAATTTCTTCTTGCTCGTTTTTATTGAGAAAAACATCATAAAATTCATCTTTCTTTTGAAAAAAAATATAATGTTTTTGAGACTCTATATCGATTCCAAATATTTTTTCTTTAGGTGTGTTATTTCTAGCATATGCGATGGCATAACATGATTTTTTTGATCCAACATGACTAATCCCCCCCATCACTCCTTCGGGCCATAGGGGTTCCCCATGTCTACCTTGATAGACAATAGAATCTTGTAAGTTAAAGCTTTGTAATGCATATTTTGCTGCTAAGCGCCCCGTCAAGAACTCTAATTGACGAATGAAGCGTGAGCTTTTTATATTCGGTGGAAGAAATATATTCAGCTCTTGATAGATATGATCAAGCTGAGGTATTTCTTTGATTTGGCTGAGCTGGACCTTATGTATATCTATCCCGAAAGCTGTTAGCTTTTCATATTGAATATTTATTTCATCCAGACATGAATTAGCCCCTCTACTTAGCTGCTTCTTCGTATTCATAGCATGGACTTTATTCAATATTCACGGTCAATGTTTCAACGATGGCAGCAATGTTTTCAAGCATCTTCACTCGAGTTTCGGGATTGAGAAAGTAGAAATGGTCCCCTTCAAACTCAATGCTTCCTAACCAATTTTCTGTGTGTTGTTGCCATGCATCCATCATTCTTTTGTTAGGAATATCAGGGTCCTGTTTGCCATAAAATGCAACGATCGGAACCTCAGTCTTATGAATCTTCTCGCCAAGTAATTGATCACTAAGATAGAAATCATTACGAATGATTTTGAGAAAGAATGTGAGTGCATCCTGATTATTTAAAATTTCATCAGGAAAATTATTGTATCGCTTTAATTCATCAATAATTTTTTCATCAGTTAGCTCATGCTTGTACCGCATATGTTGAATATAGTGATGCTCAGGTCGGCTACTTATAACAATTAATCTCAACTGATCAATTATGGTTTTTTCATTCAAATAATTGAGTACTTTCCAAATCAAGCTACCTCCTACACTATGTCCAAATAAAATGAAGGGTGTGTCTGAGTAAGCTTGTATTTCATTGGCAATTTGCATAGCCAATAGATCAGGATCATCAATCAATGGTTCATTTATTTTTATACCATGACCCGAATATTCAATAGGAATAATACGAATATTGTCAGAGATCTGCTTTTTCCATGGATGATAAATACTTGCGCTACTCCCCGCAGGCGGTAAACAGAACATATTATATTGAGGTTTATTCATTCAAGAATTCTCCAAATATTAAGCATTTTTCTTTTATAAAAAATGCTTAAATCAGATTTCTGCGCTATTTTTTTAAACAGAAGTTGAAGCTAAATTGATAGTTTGAGTCGGTTGCCAAATAGCTGAGTCACGATGTGTGACAAAAATAACCGTAGAAGAAAGAGCACGTATCGTTGTAACAATTTCCTGCTCAGTCTCTTCATCCAAGGCAGAGGTTGCTTCATCAAGTATTAAAATCGGCGCATTTTTGAGTAATGCTCGGGCAATTGCGACCCGCTGACGTTCACCACCAGACAATGCGGTGCCTTGTTTACCCACCGATTGATTAATTCCTTCTGAACTACGGTCAATCATTGCTCCTAATGCGGCATCTCTTGCAGCCTTTTCTATTTCATCATCAGTTGCATCAGATTTTCCTAAACGGATATTTTCAGCCAGTGTACCTGTGAACAAAATAGGTTCTTGTGTGACATAAGCGATATTCGAGACCAAATCTTCATATTTCATTTGATCAAGAGCTATACCACCTAGGGTAATTTTTCCTATTTGTGGATCATCAAACCGTGTAAGCAATTCAAGTAAAGTACTCTTACCACTACCACTTGGTCCGGTAACCCATACTCTGCTCCCCAATGTGATATCGAGAGATATATTTTCAAGTGCTGGCGCATAGCTAACGCCTTGTACCGAAATATGATGGCCAGTAGGAATTTGAGGGTGTAATGGCTCAGGCAACTCAGGTGGATGGGTGATCTGATTAAAGTTGCGTAGTGCAGCAAATAAATCATTGATATGCAACCCTGCAGTAGCAAGTTCACCTAACGGCGCTGCTGCACGTCCAATTAAGACGAGTAATGCCAATACCAAAGCAGCATGATTGACTCCAGCGATCACCAGATACGTTGCCATCCCTGCAATGGGTAAAACACTTGCCAAGGTCGCAACAAAACTTGCAAATGCAGCAGCACGGTTGATCCGTACTAATGTCTCTTCTTGCTCTTCCCAACGATGTTCCAGCCTTTGAACCGCACGTTCTGGTCCCGCGGCTGTGCGTAATAACTCAACATGATCAACCAATTCCAACGTTGCTTGTGAAGCAGCTAAATCGGCAGTATTACGTTTTTTATCAATATGCATGAGTGCACGTTGTGCTAGGAATTGAGCAAATAAAGAGAGTAAAAGTAAGCCTAAAGCGACAAATGCTACGCCTGCTCCAGCAAGCAGGCCTATTCCTATTGTGAGAAATAAAGGCATAAAAGGCGCATGTAAAAAGGTTTGCAATTGATGAGCAGGAATACTCATAAACCCAGGAATTCCCTGTCCAGCAATTGTCTTAATCTGAGCACGCTGTTCATTGGTAAACCAAGAGAGCTTGGCACGAGCTAAAGATTTGCCTAACTCAGCAAATAGGTCCCCTGCTAAACGCACACCAGTAAGGAAGCCAGCACGAGTGACTATAACTGTCACTAATATTGCTGCAATTGCACTGATGAGAACCCAGCTTGGTGACCATTGATTGACAATTGCAAATGCCAATACGGTATATGCGATTGCTTCAATTGCTGCAACAATGATCCATCCAATACCAACAATAATTAATTTTTGTTTGGCCGCACGAGGAAGCATCGAAAAAATCTGATCTTTATTTAATTTAGCAGCAGTATTCATAAAGATTTCCCTGAGTCAGTTGGGCCTTTAAGCACTAACCTGTTGTCGGCATGAGCAGCTAAGGCAAGATCATGAGTGACCATGACGATGGTTTTATTCTGGTTTTTAGCTAAGTCGCTTAACTCCAATATTATTTTTGTCGCATTGGTCTGGTCGAGTGCGCTCGTTGGCTCGTCTAATAAAATAATAGGAGCTGAGGATAAAAACGCACGCGCTATTCCTATGCGCTGTTTTTCACCGCCTGAAAGTAAAGTTGCATATGCATTTAAATCTACTTTTAGTTGGGCCTTGAGTAATGCCTGCTCAAGTTGTGCATCATTTGCATTAACGGCAGATAAGGACAAGTTTTCTCTTACTGTGGTCGGTAATACATCTCCACCTTGTGGAATAAACAAAACCTTTTCATGCCTTAGTTTTTCATGTAATTGCAAAATATCTGTTTTGGCTAATTGAACGACACCTTCTTGCAATACGGCTAAACCAGCAAGTGCTCGCAGTAAGGTTGTTTTGCCAACTCCACTCGGCCCTGTAATTGCAGTCATTGAATTTTTTGGAAATGAATAACTTAATCGATCAAATACTTTTTGATTTTCAATTGCAAAGCTTGCATTAACTATTTCGAGTGTTACATCTCCCTCAATCTGTTGTAGATTGCCCGATGAGAGTACTGGCTCTTTTAAGAAAGCAGATAAACGACTAGCTGCAGCTCGCCCAGCAGCGACATAATCAAGACCATGCCCTAAACGTAGCGAAGGTGTCACGATGGCCAAACTAAAGAAAAGTGTTGCAGCCAAGGTCATGCTGTCGTATTGATAAGCTACAAAATAGGCTATGGCAAAGGTTGCAACAGCTTGTAGTAATGCAGTGGCAACAGCAGCGAGTGTTGCGACTTTACTCACCCAAGACACCATATTTTGAGTGAAATTTTGTGCTGATTGAGTATAGGCTGTTAAAGCACCTGATTGTTGCCCATATATTCGGTTATCACGAATGCCGCGCGCATAATCATCAGCAGAACCAATAATATCTAACATGACCTGCATACGCGCAGCGCCATCCCGTTTTGATACATGGGGAACAATAATTAAATAATAGAGTGAAGCCATTGCCCCAGGTAATAATACCCAAAGTGCCATCGGGCCCACCAACACAACTAATAAAACAATAGAAACTAAAGGGATTACAGCAAAAATCGCAATTTCCGACGGTAAATGCGCCACCATATGATGCAAAGTTGCGATATCGTCTGAAACCAGTCGTTTTAAGCTTTGGTCACCCTGTTTTGATAGGGTTGTGTTAGGTAACCGAATTAAATGATGAGCAATTTGACGACGTAATCGTGCCGAAAATCCAGCCTCTGCATCATGCACTAACCATGAAGCCAGTGCTGCCAATGCCGCCCCGACTATCCAAAAAACCGCTGAAAAGATCACCCAATAAGAAGATAAATAACCAATCAACTGAATCATGCCCCACATGGCAGTTAAAATGGCTAAACCAGAAAATACGGCAGCAAGTGTTCCTGCAAATAATTTAGGAAATGCTGGCTTGAGTGCAGGTGCCAAGGAAGAGTCTGTCATCAGATGAGATAACTTTAAATCAGACATGCTTATCTCTCTTTATATTCATAAAAAAAGCGGTACTTAAAATAAAATCTCGCTTCAATTGACCAGCAAGAATTGTCATTTTCGGCTTTAAAAAAGCATGAATAAGAAAATCATATAAAAAGTATTTTTTTAAAAACTTTAATTGCATCAAAAACTTCCTGACCACCCTATCAAAATATTTTTAGATCATTTTCTAGACTGTAAAAATTAATATGGATTTGTCTAAATCATCTTGGTTGATATGACTAAAAACCAACTGTACGTTTAGAGACACCTTGTAAATCAAAAATAACGTCGTCAATTAAGCTATCAATCTGACGTGTATCTCGGTGATGTGCCGTAGTAATTAAATGAGCCATATTTCCAGAGGTTGCCAGATAATGCTTTTTCCAGATGTGCTCTGAAGGACACGGAAATACCACAGTAATTGAATTCGGATTTCGCCAAGCAGGAATTCCCACTACCTGAAAGCGATCAACCGCGTACTGGGCCATTTTTAGACAATGTTGAATTCTCTGTCGTCTTTGTAAATTAGTTTGGCTACGTATTGCCGCCCACATCAACAAGACCGTATGACCATTACGAGAACCGCTAATGGTTTGATCACGTGTAGAGATATAGTCAACATCTACCGATATACACTCTACATTTTGGCGTTTGGCCACAACAATGCCACACGGAATCGGTGAGCCAATCATTTTATGACCAGACACACAGATTGAGTCGATACCATGAGCAAAGGAAAACGCTTGAGGATGATCAACAAAAGGTAAAATCATGCCACTTAAGGCAGCGTCGGCATGAATATAATAATCTCGGCGCATGATTCCGATTTGCGCTAAGCGCTCTTGAATCATTTCAATATCATCAATTGCACCGGTCATGGTCGTACCAATATTTGCAAAAATAATGGGGTGACTTTCTTTATTGGTTTTTATTTTATGGATTAAATCATCATAGTCGATTTCACCATTATCCAATGATTCGATCACACAAGATTTCATCTGCAATAATTTGGCGATTTTTCTCACCGAATAATGCGTATCTTTTGAGTAATATAATGTGGAATCAGGAAATAGCTCACGCGCCAGATAGCAGCCAAACATATTACCTTCTGTGCCACCATTGGTTACGTATCCCCAGCTTTCTTCAAAGGGAATTTGAAAAATTTCAGCAAAATACGCCATCACATCTTTTTCAAACTCAAAAGAATTCAATGCGTAATTACTATAGTCTTTCCAATCACCACAATTATTAATAGAGAATTTGAAAAAACGGAATAAAGCGGAATAATCAAAATCTGCAGATTCAGGATATCCAATATTGAAGTATTGATGTTTTAAACAGTAATTCCAGAATGTCTCTATTCTCTCTTGATCAGCAGGCGATAAAATCATTTTTTGCTCCGTTAATATGACGATTACAAGTCGTCTAAGGAGTCGCTATCAAAGATATAAATTTTATGTATAAATTTAGCGACCAGGATTTGTCGTATGCCTTATGATGGCAACCCTCTACCCTGCAATCCTTTGCCGTGCATCAACCAATGACCACCAATTTGATAAAGTGGGTGTGCGTCCTAATTCTTCAAAACTAATATTGATTCCTTGTGCTTTGAGTTCCGAAGAAAACTGCATAATTCGTAATGAGTCCAATCCATAAAGAATCAGGTTTTCTTCAGGATCTAATTCATCTTCTTCAATA
The window above is part of the Acinetobacter baumannii genome. Proteins encoded here:
- a CDS encoding L,D-transpeptidase family protein; amino-acid sequence: MFVRSLLAMSLSCIIANVALAASTTEQPLNPNKVSAPVEDPIDPLAVDAASTVKAQAQTQITAQEQNDLNRASTTLQNLQKAEDQNADSGIAASTPVATAKTTTATPSTATSAPAVTWTLDSLNNAEWYENIGKGQLPVYARAHVMLNNAHASPGAIDGMSGKNTLKAIASFQQMNGLSPTGELTKETWDALVAKQNKPAFIEYTITDADLKGPYAQSIPSDYALQAKMKGLYYTRVSEMLGEKFHIDEAFLKKINPTATFKKVGEKIIVPNVRNDLPEDIHLIIAHKGAKQLYLFNSRNQMIASFPATIGSTDTPSPTGTYKVVGVARNPWYSYSPSNFVQGNNLKPLSLPPGPNAPVGNIWIGLSKKSFGIHGTPNPSLISKTASHGCIRLTNWDANDLGNKVRSGVTVKFLE
- the basH gene encoding acinetobactin biosynthesis thioesterase BasH encodes the protein MNKPQYNMFCLPPAGSSASIYHPWKKQISDNIRIIPIEYSGHGIKINEPLIDDPDLLAMQIANEIQAYSDTPFILFGHSVGGSLIWKVLNYLNEKTIIDQLRLIVISSRPEHHYIQHMRYKHELTDEKIIDELKRYNNFPDEILNNQDALTFFLKIIRNDFYLSDQLLGEKIHKTEVPIVAFYGKQDPDIPNKRMMDAWQQHTENWLGSIEFEGDHFYFLNPETRVKMLENIAAIVETLTVNIE
- the basI gene encoding acinetobactin biosynthesis phosphopantetheinyl transferase BasI gives rise to the protein MNTKKQLSRGANSCLDEINIQYEKLTAFGIDIHKVQLSQIKEIPQLDHIYQELNIFLPPNIKSSRFIRQLEFLTGRLAAKYALQSFNLQDSIVYQGRHGEPLWPEGVMGGISHVGSKKSCYAIAYARNNTPKEKIFGIDIESQKHYIFFQKKDEFYDVFLNKNEQEEIEKLLKDQAYLYLIIFSAKESIIKAFYLKYKQIIDFKNIKFKALDGAFLYFYLRQESLIEITLEVKVYFFHTNNEIITISCIEN
- the barB gene encoding acinetobactin export ABC transporter permease/ATP-binding subunit BarB, which codes for MNTAAKLNKDQIFSMLPRAAKQKLIIVGIGWIIVAAIEAIAYTVLAFAIVNQWSPSWVLISAIAAILVTVIVTRAGFLTGVRLAGDLFAELGKSLARAKLSWFTNEQRAQIKTIAGQGIPGFMSIPAHQLQTFLHAPFMPLFLTIGIGLLAGAGVAFVALGLLLLSLFAQFLAQRALMHIDKKRNTADLAASQATLELVDHVELLRTAAGPERAVQRLEHRWEEQEETLVRINRAAAFASFVATLASVLPIAGMATYLVIAGVNHAALVLALLVLIGRAAAPLGELATAGLHINDLFAALRNFNQITHPPELPEPLHPQIPTGHHISVQGVSYAPALENISLDITLGSRVWVTGPSGSGKSTLLELLTRFDDPQIGKITLGGIALDQMKYEDLVSNIAYVTQEPILFTGTLAENIRLGKSDATDDEIEKAARDAALGAMIDRSSEGINQSVGKQGTALSGGERQRVAIARALLKNAPILILDEATSALDEETEQEIVTTIRALSSTVIFVTHRDSAIWQPTQTINLASTSV
- a CDS encoding DUF817 family protein — protein: MQYLFLPLQFIGKAVSAALFGILLLIAFALTASMGSHEYMGFYRYDYLLIYALIIQICLLYLKLESWAEAKVIALFHVMAMAMEIFLTHPAIASWQYPQPAVFKILTVPLFAGFMYSAVGSFFARSIRLLQVSFEKLPSFGSMLLLAFFSYINFMSKFFVPDIRYILFAISVFIFWKTKLYFQLNEHKFKIPMLPVLFTLAFLIWIAENISTFYKIWLYPSQVEAWHMVGWGKLGSWYLLLLLSLVLVLKILGHRDNQGNWNLR
- the hemE gene encoding uroporphyrinogen decarboxylase — translated: MTTLKNDRFLRALLREPVDTTPIWMMRQAGRYLPEYRETRSKAGDFLSLCKNTEFACEVTLQPLRRYDLDAAILFSDILTIPDALGLGLYFETGEGPKFHKTVRTEQDVANLPKLNAKADLDYVMNAVSTIRSALGGQVPLIGFSGSPWTLATYMVEGGSSKEFRFTKQMMYAQPEVLHALLDHLADSVIDYLNAQIDAGAQAIQIFDSWGGALAHREYVEFSLNYMKKIIAGLQREKDGRRIPVIVFTKGGGQWLEPMITTGADALGLDWTTPLNTARTTVAGRVALQGNLDPAVLYGSAASIEKAVKAMLDDAYANGEKTGYVANLGHGITQWVDPAQPKIFVDTVHEYSAKYLG
- the basJ gene encoding acinetobactin biosynthesis isochorismate synthase BasJ; translated protein: MMQTQISVEQNLDHIGQKKFSCFSTKNYYLEVNEFVKTLNTPAANTALLNEEIAKCFEEIKKQGHQNPVLIGAIPFDITKKSSLNFYADHKKITQASSTINSLKNRNNIEIINKSLLIQRQKFEGTVQLALDAFEKKKVEKVVLSQAVEYEFNRHQEPENLLAALLKQNPNAYNFVIPVEHNNYILGASPELLLSKQGRIVTSNPLAGSRPKSQISEKNFVSQQELNHSEKDQHEHRIVVENIIRNLATHCVELKVSEFPDILETSTMLHLSSEFQGVLKQQAPDALNLALELHPTPAVCGSPTHVAKQFILDHEGYDRHYYTGLVGWMDAEGNGEWVVTIRCGLLSENKMRLYAGAGIVEGSDAEAEWLETEAKMQTMLNILNTKVAV
- a CDS encoding DUF3015 family protein, with translation MLKKLALAALLAAGSSVAMADNDVGCGVGTQVWAGQKGVVPKILAATTNGIFTNQLLGITFGTLGCRQGGTVTAQVVTFTNENAEALARDMAVGQGESLNVLAELMQIKPQDKDRFFKVSKANFGEIYSTNNQNTLQVLASLQNVMAKDEVLKAYV